The genomic DNA ATCGAGAGGGAAGATCGGCCGGCGGATCCGCTTGAAATCGAAGCGCGCGAGATTGGACGAGGACAGCCCCGGGGCGTCGACCTCCACGATCTCTCGGGCCATGGGCTCGAAGGCGGCACGGTAGTGAATGGTGGACTTGATCACCAGCACCTTGTGCTCGAGGGGGTCGATGCCCACGAACCGGATCATCTCAGGGTCGAGCGTCTGCCAGCGATACGAGATGAGGATGACCTTCACGTCGTTGACGTCGAGGACGGCCGTGGTGCCCAGACGGCCCGGCAGACCGCGCGCCATCGGCCCCTTGTGGACGAATCGCCCGTCGGAGAGCGTGCGCACCACCCCTGTGACCCGGAC from Candidatus Methylomirabilota bacterium includes the following:
- a CDS encoding MlrC C-terminal domain-containing protein, which produces VRVTGVVRTLSDGRFVHKGPMARGLPGRLGTTAVLDVNDVKVILISYRWQTLDPEMIRFVGIDPLEHKVLVIKSTIHYRAAFEPMAREIVEVDAPGLSSSNLARFDFKRIRRPIFPLDPDTTYP